The nucleotide window AGTGGACTTCAACTTCAAGCAGAAGAGACTTTAGCGGAACTTAAGGTGAAGATCGACCAAATATCTACATCAAGCAAACCATCAGAGAAGCTGACTGAAGCGAACTCCTCGTGCAGACTTCCTAAGCTTCAGCTGCCGGTGTATAATGGGGATGTACTGGCGTGGTATGAATTTTGGGATGCCTTCAGAAGCAACATCGATGCAAGGAACCTGCCGGAAGTGGACAAGCTTTCATATCTTAAGACTTCAGTCAAGGGAGATGCCAAAAAAGCCATTGACGGTCTAGCGACTACTAGCACCAACTATGCTATTGCGGTTTCAATACTGAAAGAAAGGTTCGGGAAAACTTCACATCTCATAGATGCGCATTATGCcacattatataaaattaagatGGCCAAAGGCAATGCGGATGATTGCAGAAGGACTTTCAACGAGATTGAAAGGAACCTTAAGATTTTAGAATCACTAGGTGAGAACATTAATCATAATCACCTGCGCTTCATGCTACTAGAGAAGTTTCCTTCTGATCTAGTATATGAGATAAAACTTAAAGTTAAGGATGATTCCATTCAAGAACTGAGAAGCCAAATGGACAAAATAATCACTGCCAAGGAGGATGCGGAGAGGATATCGAGTAGGAAACGCCCTCTGGACTCAGAAGCTAGTACGGTCGGGATTCTTCATGTGAATGCGAAACGCGCGAGATACGCAAGTCAGTCCCAACTACATCACAGTAAACAGAGTAAACAAAACCAGCAGAGAGACTTCGATAAGCGACCTGTACAGAAGAAGTTTAAGGGTTTCAAGAAAAATAGCAATAGAGGCAACAGACCAAACCAAGCTTCAACTTCAAGCAAGGATCAGACAGAAACTCAGCGAAGTCCTCAAGAGGTCAGGAAGGGATTGGATTGTATATTTTGCAAAGGGGGCCATTATAACGATAGCTGCCCTGAAGCATCTACTTTAGCCGAAAGGAAGAAACGACTTGAAGGACGATGCTTCATCTGTTTCAAGCAGAATCACTTGGCAAAAGACTGTAAGAGTAAGAAAAAATGCGCTCGCTGCCATAGTGAAGTACTGCATAATCGAGCATTATGTCCTTCAAATTTTCAGAAGGATACAACGGAGAAGAAACAGTCCTGACTGTTCTAGAAGAGGGAATCACTGCACTCCAAACGGCAACAGTTTATGCAAGCCCCCTAGATAATAAGAACAAACTATTTAAATATAGACTTCTCTTAGATCCAGGTTCCCAACGCTCTTATGTAACATTCCGGACTGCAAAGGAACTAAAGCTTCCCGTCGAAGAAGAGAGTCATCTAGTAGTATTCACCTTCGGCGACGATCCTCCCAGAGAGATACATAGC belongs to Cydia splendana chromosome 26, ilCydSple1.2, whole genome shotgun sequence and includes:
- the LOC134803152 gene encoding uncharacterized protein LOC134803152, with amino-acid sequence MDDILLARLRLINDKLTTDLEVIPVTVNLENLVQAQITYGKLEASLKRLNGDLTEYFRLASTPASDEICLISGLQLQAEETLAELKVKIDQISTSSKPSEKLTEANSSCRLPKLQLPVYNGDVLAWYEFWDAFRSNIDARNLPEVDKLSYLKTSVKGDAKKAIDGLATTSTNYAIAVSILKERFGKTSHLIDAHYATLYKIKMAKGNADDCRRTFNEIERNLKILESLGENINHNHLRFMLLEKFPSDLVYEIKLKVKDDSIQELRSQMDKIITAKEDAERISSRKRPLDSEASTVGILHVNAKRARYASQSQLHHSKQSKQNQQRDFDKRPVQKKFKGFKKNSNRGNRPNQASTSSKDQTETQRSPQEVRKGLDCIFCKGGHYNDSCPEASTLAERKKRLEGRCFICFKQNHLAKDCKSKKKCARCHSEVLHNRALCPSNFQKDTTEKKQS